The DNA region TTAAAAATAATGGATGTCGTTGTTTATTAACTATGCTTGCGTGATTTACGTTATTACACTAAAAtgatttttacattataatacaCAATTCTCACACCTTACCTTTACCTTTACCTTGGAATGTATTTCATTTTACTTATCTTTTACACAATCAAGCAATCTACAATAAAACAAGctttcatttaataatatttaatcgtAATCGACTGTTTTGTAGTATAATTTGAATTCGAGTTTCAAGTtaagaaatatacataatatataatctctaaatatattttatgtacagaTTAATAGAAAAAAGGTATTCAAGTTCTACCAACTATCTTTAGATCCAAGCGAGGGTGCAGGCGTCTGGCGAAGAGCGGTGCTGACGAGGCGCACCTCGCCATAAAATCTTTAGAAAAATAGATAAATCGATCAAAAAACGTCAGAATCAGTCAAGAAGATAGAATAGTTTGAAGTGGGCACTCTTTGGGCCCACGCTACTTGAACCACTCTAAGCATACTCCGTGTCCGTGGAGAGTGACCGTTCTGCTGGCGATCGCCTGCCTCCACCCTCGACTGGCGCCGGCTCGCTCGCTTGGGCTTGCGCGTACGCCAAGCTCTTCTGATAGCTGAACAACTGACGCTCCAAAGAGTAGTTCTCCGCTTGAAGAACAGCTATTTCTCGTCTGAAAATGAAAAGATTTTCCCAATTGTATAGCTGCTTTTTAAGGACTTAAAATGTTTAGCATCTTCGTGCAAATTTACCTCATTTGATGCGCATGCAAACGACATAGATCATCGTAAACATGATAAGTTGCTTGGAAGAGTAAATAAGTGTCTCCCCATTCCAGGCGCACTCGTAGCTCTCCCCCGGGGTGAACGTAAGGACATCCAGCTCTTGACACCTCCTCAACCCGCAATGCTGTTTCCATCATGAGCCCTTCATCTGCACTTTCTTGAGCATAATAGTTTTCAAACGGTGCTCCAGGGAGTTCAATAGCGTCTGCTTCACCAGGAGCAGTTGTAGTCCTCACTAACCATGCAGACCAACTCACATAACGAAGATGGTTTCTGGGTACGTGATGAACATCACGATATAGCATATGAAGACGAACTAGTTCAGAATGAGTATCACAGCGAAGGCCCCACGCTTGTTTGTCGCGATCGTAGCATGTTGATGCCCTTCCAGCGACGGGAATTGCCAACTCTGACAGAGCTCTAGCCCACAACAGTTCCACAGTCAGACGGGCACCTTTCTGAAGAAGGCGGGAAGGAGGACGAGGAGTCCACGGTGGAGTGCGCCCATCCCCATCACATAAACATTCTAGAGAACCAGACTGTATCCGTCGATCTCCTTCTCCAAGTGAGAGAGCATATCGAACTCTGCATAACTGTCCTTCACCCGACAGACGTACTAGCCTTAGACTTAAGGGGTCTTTTCCACTACCACCACTCGCAGATACCGACCAATCAAATCCAGCAAATGCGAAGGGAGGTGTATCAAGTCGTGGAGCGCGAAGTTCACAAGTGTATAGAGTTCTTACTCGCGACATGCTCAGTTCGAGCTGGAACTCTCCTCGAGCGTCTGCGAACTTGGTGTTGAGCTCTGCGATGGAGACAAGACGTCCCCGACCTTGAGCAGCACATCCTGCATTAAATCTGACTTGTTTTCCAGAGAAACTTTCGTTTGCAGTAAAGTGATCTCGACTTAGTAGAGTAAAAGTGAAGTCAACATAAACTCGCATGCCTTCGCATACTCCTCGCCACACCAAGTAAACTcctgaaacaaacaaatttaatgaGTTGATAAGGAATAATTATTAGGCCTGAGGAGATTATGAAAATActctaaatataattaattgggtATTGGTGCAACTGACCGCACCGAGGATGCCGTACGTAGAGATAACTAGAACAAAATCTTAaagaaaagtaattaaaaagtacAACGCAAACTTTgctatcaatattatttaggtGTTTATGGTTTAGGTTTCGCGCTTCGATATTTGTAATACTATACTCGTGTTGTAGAAACCGTAGGTACTCGCCAGATTTCATGATCCCAGTACATTGAGAAGTAGATAGAATATGTTATATAGGCTTAAGATAATCTATTGTGATTGTAACCAATCACAATAGATTCaccttttttaaccgacttaaaaaaggaggaggttatcaattcgttcggtattttttttatatatgtacaccgattagtctgagatttatgatccaatttacgtaattttactttagttcgatgcagaatagatgccatttggtcccataatttTGCAAAGTTTGGGCCAGTAgtgttcattttatgaaaatttttgttaacctcgatgatataattgtcttttgtgtacagcttttttagaagttttcattcaggttgattatatattataattattaactgagtgggcttggcaccgacattaaaccaatataatacaatacaaataatagtattttattaatattaaaggtaaagatgtattaaattaaatttttagttatttgatactttttagtttttgaagtcgggttttttaaacgaagtttttttATTGATTGGCAAATAGTAAGCATTTTTGGAATTAGCTACTATAAGCATTGAATTAGTTTTAAACTGGTTTTGAATAGCCATTAGGCTTAGCTAATGCTAACGCACACTTTAACAAATCACGCATTATCGAGCTGTCAGGTGGACTAATTTAATCTAAGTCTATGCATATAATGCCAGTTAATTTGGCGTTGTGAACGCATAGAGATTTCTGTATGATTGCTCAAATATAGCAGACGTGATATTTTACCAAATATTATGGATTTGTGTATTTCTCTCTCTTTATTGTGATTGGGGAAAATATAGACGGACAATATCTGCTTGTTTTCGGATAATAGACGAAAACGCACTGCGAATTGAAGTGACTGCAGTAGATATTATGTTATGACGTAATTTGAATGTAGGCAGTCTTTAAGGGAAATTCGAGTGTTAATCTCTGATAGTCTATACAACACGCAATAATTTAAAGGACTTTGTGATTTGATTGTAatagaattgtcggggacccagtgctctgtgaacggctcgatcacttggcgttgcgtagagatgtcggttgtttgtgtgtcttcaaccacatttatcacggggagtgttcggaatgctgtttcacctgattcctgcagccgaaAATCAGGCTATCACATTATAtatcgaattccaccttcgtacgacgcTCCAGAAATTAGactattatccccaccatctggatgtgtggcgttcctccacagtgcggttatctaggaactttcttccacgtacaacaaagctgtgaaatgagctttcttgtgcggtgtttctgggacgatacgaaatttgtaccttcaaaaaagcgtacaccttccttaaaggccggcttaattgttcctgtgattcctctggtgttgcaagggaacgTGGgcttacttaacatcaggtgacccgaacaCTCGTTTatcttcctcttccataaataaataatagatttattttatattattgatgattatacttctttaggcgggTTATGAAagaatgatgagagtgaaattttgtgtgaagtAGGTTCCTAAGactttctgacgtttgcgtcattcggtattttttttttggtttcttcgtacattattaggacaggcaaagggttcaagcccatacagccgtattcattatttaatgattaattgTCAAAGCGATCTTTGCAAGACTGTTACAAAATTGATCTTTCTAAAAACATAGAATAGCACGgagaataaatcatttcaatgagttttgcttcgttaggccaaagaagtataacttcttgcgtgcatacataagtacacacacaatttttttttaaatataccaaCCCAGCGAGGCATCCGTGCGACTGAAAGCGACGGCCCATCGCTGATGAGCACAGCAGAAGTCCTTGGAAGTCACGTCGCGGTCGGGCTCCCTCGTGGCAGATCGTGTGACGACGAACGTGAACACGTGGGAGTCGGCGCGGTCTTTGAGCCGCGTCGCGCGGTACAGCAGAGCCATGCGCCCGCGCTACGCAAGCCCGACCCGCCAGTCTCTGGAAACAATCAGAACATCCTTAACAAAACCGTGgaaaattcatatttaaatcaAGATATGCAACTCAGATAGGTCTTAATATCACAGCGGGTACCTTAATACCCTTCATTAAATGAATGCGAATTCTTAGGGAAGTTTCTTCCGTACACTCCCAAATTATTCAACGTAATAatcttttttaatggaaaaggaggacaaacgagcgtacgggtcacctggtgttaagtgataatgGAACTTAATATAAAACACCACATTAGAGGTACCtacgataaaaaataaaagaaaatgtatCCTGACTGCTTTTTTAATGCAAAGAAATTTTTCAAGTGATCGGAAAGCATCAGCCATAGTTTGGTGAGggttgttttgtaaatatattttttaataccgCCAAAGCTCATACGATTTATCGACAAGATACAATACCCGATGTATTTACCTGAGTAGGTTTGGTTAGGCCCGGCAACataaatattcgaatttcaaaatttaaaaaaatctcatcgGCCCACGATtacggatgacacttcacttatattcaaattgAAACGATGCCAAGTTTTacatgacgaagtaaacaatgccctatctgacatcgtgtactggtttagcgccaataacttattgttaaatagtcataaaaccaaatatattaaattcaccgcgccaaatgtcaaaaatgtagaatGTAGTAGAAaagcgaatattttattaaatggagaggtggtaaaaccagtggaatctgctatatttcttggcattactcttgattccaaattgcagtggggcccccatattgaaggattggcgaataggcttagtgctgcagcatatgcggttaagaaaatcagacggttaactgacatagatacggcgagattagtatactttagttattttcatagtattatgtcctatggtatattgttatggggcagtgcggccgatattaatactatctttgtgctgcagaagagggctattcgcgcgatttataacctaggtcctaaagaatcattaagagaaaaatttaaagaaataaacattttgactgttgcttctcaatacatttttgataatgttttgtatgttcataagcacattgaggaattttctagaaactgtgacattcataatgttaacacgaggaacaaacataaacttgttatgcctactactcggttgggtcaagttagtaagtcttttgttgggcgatgtatatgcttctacaatatgatcccagaaaatgtacaaaacaaatgtgttacgaaacttaatagaattgttaaaaaacgtttgtgtgggaaaggttattatagcataaacgattttcttaatgacaccacggactgggattaaagcgaacaccctcaggctctttaattattaatgtttattgtacgatattacattgtaatccatattttatataaaaaaaaagcccgctgagtttcttgcgcccattcttctcaggtctgaggcagtctcttttgaatgggtggtagattttgacgttcaataagtgattataaatcctattttgaattaaaatatttgaatttgaatttgaattatctaaggtaacgctttaatttttaaaaagtaaaccT from Leptidea sinapis chromosome 16, ilLepSina1.1, whole genome shotgun sequence includes:
- the LOC126968643 gene encoding uncharacterized protein LOC126968643 is translated as MALLYRATRLKDRADSHVFTFVVTRSATREPDRDVTSKDFCCAHQRWAVAFSRTDASLGVYLVWRGVCEGMRVYVDFTFTLLSRDHFTANESFSGKQVRFNAGCAAQGRGRLVSIAELNTKFADARGEFQLELSMSRVRTLYTCELRAPRLDTPPFAFAGFDWSVSASGGSGKDPLSLRLVRLSGEGQLCRVRYALSLGEGDRRIQSGSLECLCDGDGRTPPWTPRPPSRLLQKGARLTVELLWARALSELAIPVAGRASTCYDRDKQAWGLRCDTHSELVRLHMLYRDVHHVPRNHLRYVSWSAWLVRTTTAPGEADAIELPGAPFENYYAQESADEGLMMETALRVEEVSRAGCPYVHPGGELRVRLEWGDTYLLFQATYHVYDDLCRLHAHQMRREIAVLQAENYSLERQLFSYQKSLAYAQAQASEPAPVEGGGRRSPAERSLSTDTEYA